Proteins from a genomic interval of Elusimicrobiota bacterium:
- the ftsH gene encoding ATP-dependent zinc metalloprotease FtsH, whose translation MEKKDKQPQRPAWLGWALGFLFLFWMTYLFSQKEDMMKDDELSYSEFQQRLQKQTQVSARYTSGIDNRNIIENIIIREDLIKGKYVTDKGEKRNFHITRVEDPDLVKNLEAAKVQYRGEIENKWWQLLIYNILPFGILIFIWWWLLLRPAQSGGKQVFSFGRSRAKMYNDKKKNITFKDVAGVDEAKEELQEIIEFLKDPAKFQKLGGKIPKGVILYGAPGTGKTLLAKAVAGEAGVPFFSSSGSEFVEMFVGVGASRVRDLFETGRKNAPCLLFVDEIDAVGRHRFAGIGGGHDEREQTLNQLLVEMDGFDTKEGVILIAATNRPDVLDPALLRPGRFDRHIVVPSPDLKGREEILRVHARTVKLDEKTNLLTIARRTPGFVGADLANLVNEAALLAARKNKKAVENGDMEEAIDRVIAGPERKSRMISDREKNIIAYHESGHALLAKLLPGADPVHKVSIIPRGPALGYTLQLPTEDRYLTTKTEIINRIIVYLGGHVAEKVVFSELTTGSQNDLTHATDMAHKMVCEFGMSDKIGPLTYGKKEGEVFLGRDIVQQREYSEDTAKLIDKEVKSIVEDCMNQAIDMLIKNRDKLDKLSSELVEHEVLDGDEVNKILGFPVENIYGEAEPQVVKPEEKAEDTVVNEVKKETVAAQQELPIESTGKKDENSEKGN comes from the coding sequence ATGGAAAAAAAAGATAAACAACCTCAACGGCCGGCATGGTTAGGATGGGCACTCGGTTTTCTTTTCCTTTTCTGGATGACATACCTTTTTTCTCAAAAAGAAGATATGATGAAGGATGATGAATTATCATACAGCGAATTCCAGCAGCGTTTGCAGAAACAGACACAGGTTTCGGCAAGGTATACTAGCGGGATAGACAACCGGAATATCATTGAAAACATCATTATCAGAGAAGATCTGATTAAAGGTAAGTATGTTACTGATAAGGGAGAGAAACGCAATTTTCATATTACCCGGGTAGAAGACCCTGATCTCGTAAAAAATTTGGAAGCTGCTAAGGTGCAGTACCGCGGTGAAATTGAAAACAAGTGGTGGCAGTTGTTGATATACAACATCCTGCCATTTGGGATATTGATATTTATTTGGTGGTGGTTGTTGCTCCGTCCCGCGCAGTCCGGTGGAAAACAGGTATTTTCGTTTGGTCGCAGCCGTGCTAAGATGTATAACGATAAGAAAAAAAATATTACCTTCAAAGATGTTGCCGGGGTGGATGAGGCTAAGGAAGAATTACAGGAGATTATAGAGTTTTTGAAAGATCCTGCTAAGTTTCAAAAGCTTGGTGGTAAAATCCCCAAAGGTGTAATTCTATATGGTGCGCCGGGAACCGGAAAAACGTTATTAGCGAAAGCAGTTGCCGGGGAAGCAGGTGTACCGTTTTTTTCTTCCAGTGGATCAGAATTTGTTGAGATGTTCGTTGGGGTTGGCGCGTCGCGTGTGCGTGACCTTTTTGAAACGGGACGAAAGAATGCACCGTGTTTACTGTTTGTTGACGAAATTGATGCGGTTGGCCGGCATAGGTTTGCGGGTATCGGCGGTGGGCATGATGAACGTGAACAAACGCTAAATCAGTTACTTGTTGAGATGGACGGATTTGATACAAAAGAAGGAGTGATACTTATTGCTGCAACGAATAGGCCGGATGTATTGGATCCTGCGTTACTGCGGCCTGGGCGTTTTGACCGCCATATAGTTGTACCATCACCGGATCTAAAGGGGCGCGAGGAAATTTTAAGAGTACACGCGAGGACAGTTAAACTCGATGAAAAAACTAATCTATTGACTATCGCACGGCGTACACCTGGATTTGTTGGCGCTGACCTCGCAAATTTGGTTAATGAAGCGGCATTACTTGCTGCGAGAAAAAATAAAAAGGCTGTTGAAAATGGTGACATGGAAGAAGCGATTGACCGCGTAATCGCGGGTCCTGAACGCAAGTCGAGGATGATATCTGACCGTGAGAAAAACATTATTGCGTATCACGAATCAGGGCATGCATTACTGGCAAAACTGCTTCCCGGTGCAGATCCGGTGCATAAAGTATCAATTATCCCGCGCGGGCCTGCATTGGGGTATACTTTACAGTTACCTACAGAAGACAGGTATCTTACGACAAAGACGGAAATTATTAACCGTATCATAGTGTATCTGGGAGGGCATGTTGCTGAAAAAGTTGTGTTCTCAGAACTTACCACGGGGTCACAAAATGATCTTACTCACGCGACTGATATGGCTCATAAAATGGTGTGCGAATTCGGCATGAGCGACAAAATTGGCCCGTTGACTTACGGGAAAAAGGAAGGCGAAGTTTTTCTTGGGCGCGATATTGTTCAGCAAAGGGAGTATAGCGAAGATACCGCAAAACTTATTGATAAAGAAGTGAAGAGTATTGTTGAAGACTGTATGAATCAGGCAATAGATATGCTGATAAAGAACCGCGATAAACTTGATAAATTATCATCAGAACTTGTTGAACATGAAGTGCTTGACGGGGATGAGGTTAATAAAATCCTAGGTTTTCCTGTCGAAAATATATATGGAGAGGCTGAACCTCAGGTGGTTAAGCCTGAAGAAAAAGCAGAGGACACGGTAGTGAATGAAGTAAAGAAAGAAACCGTTGCGGCACAACAGGAATTGCCGATAGAAAGTACCGGGAAAAAAGATGAAAACAGTGAAAAAGGAAATTGA
- the tilS gene encoding tRNA lysidine(34) synthetase TilS translates to MKTTAVSINQKVRIFFNTYKINGCKVLLSVSGGADSVCMLHIIKSLAQEYGLTLYIAHFNHQLRKTAMRDQQFVVNLTYKLGLSNLFSTKIDVKGYARKKKLSIETAAREIRYEQLVKYAFRNGIPYVFTAHTMDDNAETVIFNLIRGTGLQGIAGIPQKRILSDKVEGQKKVLLLRPMLKLRRKEILEYLEAGRYQWREDETNTDEKYQRNFIRRNILPLMEKVNPGTKEHIAQLTEIVSEEQEFWQNKVSSAFHKTVKVYTGKCAIDIYWFRKYNSIIKHRLIGQLLQSLNLIGFSNIKKLVEFIEYGRVGGYIDIGGGWVCYRSYGSCLIKQRQRKKDVAAITEIRLKYPCVTVDKQRGITIFSQVRNARTDELNSVKRQAGYKAVMDYDKLRGVTLVVRGRQPGDWFYPLGMHGRKSVKKFFTDIKIPVWEKGKLVLLTGKGSHRVYWVAGYRIDDKVKISGKTKKVLELRIEKSI, encoded by the coding sequence ATGAAAACAACGGCTGTTAGTATCAATCAAAAAGTACGCATTTTTTTTAACACTTATAAGATTAATGGGTGTAAAGTCCTGCTTAGTGTTTCCGGCGGGGCGGATTCTGTATGCATGCTTCACATTATAAAATCTCTGGCACAGGAGTACGGATTAACTCTTTATATAGCGCATTTTAATCATCAACTTCGTAAAACCGCTATGCGTGACCAGCAATTTGTGGTAAACCTTACATATAAATTAGGGTTAAGTAATTTATTCTCTACGAAGATTGACGTTAAGGGATACGCAAGAAAAAAAAAGTTGAGTATCGAAACCGCAGCACGTGAAATAAGGTATGAGCAACTCGTTAAGTACGCGTTCAGAAACGGGATACCTTATGTTTTCACAGCCCATACGATGGATGACAACGCTGAGACTGTTATATTCAACCTCATTCGCGGAACCGGCCTTCAAGGAATTGCGGGGATACCTCAAAAACGTATACTGTCAGACAAAGTTGAGGGTCAAAAGAAAGTGTTATTACTCCGCCCGATGCTTAAACTTCGCAGGAAAGAGATTTTAGAGTACCTTGAGGCAGGGAGATATCAATGGCGTGAAGATGAAACCAACACTGACGAAAAATATCAGCGCAATTTTATCCGGAGGAATATCTTACCGTTAATGGAAAAAGTTAATCCGGGAACTAAAGAGCATATCGCGCAGTTAACTGAAATAGTGAGTGAAGAACAAGAGTTTTGGCAAAATAAAGTCAGTTCCGCATTTCATAAGACAGTGAAAGTATATACAGGGAAATGTGCGATTGATATTTATTGGTTTAGGAAGTATAATAGTATTATTAAACATCGACTAATTGGCCAATTGTTACAATCCTTGAACCTTATAGGATTTAGTAACATCAAAAAGTTAGTGGAGTTTATTGAGTATGGCCGGGTTGGCGGATATATTGACATTGGTGGCGGATGGGTGTGTTACCGCAGTTACGGCAGTTGTTTGATCAAACAGAGGCAACGGAAAAAGGATGTTGCCGCTATTACGGAAATTAGACTTAAGTATCCGTGTGTTACCGTTGATAAACAGCGCGGGATAACAATATTTTCACAAGTTCGTAACGCGCGTACTGATGAACTGAACAGTGTAAAGAGGCAGGCGGGTTACAAAGCGGTAATGGATTATGATAAGTTGCGTGGCGTAACGCTGGTTGTTCGTGGTAGGCAACCGGGGGATTGGTTTTATCCTCTTGGAATGCATGGCCGGAAAAGCGTTAAAAAGTTTTTTACGGATATAAAGATTCCGGTATGGGAGAAAGGTAAATTAGTTTTATTGACAGGGAAAGGAAGCCATAGGGTTTACTGGGTAGCAGGTTATAGAATAGATGATAAGGTAAAGATTTCCGGAAAAACAAAGAAGGTTTTGGAACTGCGTATTGAAAAAAGTATATAA